The following coding sequences are from one Megamonas funiformis window:
- the surE gene encoding 5'/3'-nucleotidase SurE, translating into MKILLVNDDGIKAEGLKAIAKELSLKHEVFIVAPMTEQSGMSQALTMGVPLRVETVDMKMENVTAYAVEGTPADCTKLALEFLLKEKPDLIISGINNGANLGTDVLYSGTVGAALEGYNHKISSIAVSVSSKSNVSFSTIAKVMADRISFFYNTDKLFMYNINFPKSLKDNKIKFVFTKHGRRIYENEFDAVILDDGSIAYKMQGRAKDIGNDEFTDIEVVKNGYISVTPLQIERTDFSKLETLNNLGGILNGIND; encoded by the coding sequence ATGAAGATTTTATTAGTTAACGATGATGGCATAAAAGCCGAAGGCTTAAAAGCTATAGCTAAAGAATTATCTTTAAAACATGAAGTTTTTATTGTAGCACCGATGACAGAGCAAAGCGGAATGTCGCAGGCTTTGACTATGGGTGTTCCTTTGCGTGTAGAAACTGTGGATATGAAGATGGAAAACGTAACGGCTTATGCTGTGGAAGGAACACCAGCAGATTGTACTAAATTAGCTTTGGAATTTTTATTAAAAGAAAAACCAGACTTGATAATTTCTGGTATAAATAATGGAGCTAATTTAGGAACAGATGTGCTTTATTCGGGAACAGTAGGAGCGGCTTTAGAAGGATATAATCATAAAATATCTTCTATAGCCGTTTCTGTATCTAGTAAATCAAATGTATCATTTTCAACGATTGCAAAAGTAATGGCAGATAGGATTAGTTTTTTTTATAATACTGATAAATTATTTATGTATAATATAAACTTCCCTAAAAGCTTGAAAGATAATAAAATAAAATTTGTATTTACTAAACATGGGCGTCGTATTTATGAAAATGAATTTGATGCTGTGATTTTAGATGATGGCTCTATAGCGTATAAAATGCAAGGGCGAGCTAAAGATATAGGCAATGATGAATTTACAGATATTGAAGTTGTAAAAAATGGTTATATATCAGTTACGCCTTTACAGATAGAGCGTACTGATTTTAGTAAATTAGAAACTTTAAATAATTTAGGAGGAATTCTTAATGGAATCAATGATTAG
- a CDS encoding 7-carboxy-7-deazaguanine synthase QueE, translating to MLNLQAGVSEIFSSIQGEGKYVGCRQLFIRLIGCNMDCPYCDTDKLAHSNLVPCVLEKCEGYEGDLELKNPLDLNDIMPYINYRLQQPHHSISITGGEPLLYPQIILELAKNLKPLSIPLFLETNGTLVKQLAQVIDEIDIISMDMKLPSDIGKAYWQEHEEFLKLASKKDVYVKIVVSNESTVEDFEKALSIIKNIDENILLVLQPITPLGGLHEAPPEKMLKWQTRAMQVLKNVRVIPQTHKMMNQL from the coding sequence ATGCTTAATTTGCAAGCAGGAGTATCAGAAATTTTTTCTTCTATTCAAGGTGAAGGAAAATATGTAGGTTGCAGGCAATTATTTATTCGTCTTATTGGTTGCAATATGGATTGTCCTTATTGTGATACGGATAAATTGGCACATAGTAATTTAGTTCCATGTGTTTTAGAAAAATGTGAAGGATATGAAGGCGATTTAGAATTAAAAAATCCTTTAGATTTAAATGACATCATGCCTTATATCAATTATCGTTTACAACAGCCACATCATTCTATTAGTATTACAGGTGGAGAGCCATTATTATATCCACAGATTATTTTAGAATTAGCTAAAAATCTAAAGCCATTATCTATACCATTATTTTTGGAAACAAATGGTACTTTGGTTAAACAATTAGCTCAAGTTATTGATGAAATAGATATAATCAGTATGGATATGAAATTGCCAAGCGATATTGGTAAAGCTTATTGGCAAGAGCATGAAGAATTTTTGAAATTGGCTAGTAAAAAAGATGTTTATGTAAAAATTGTAGTTTCCAATGAGTCTACAGTTGAAGATTTTGAAAAAGCATTATCCATCATAAAAAATATTGATGAAAATATTTTATTAGTTTTACAGCCAATTACACCATTAGGAGGATTGCATGAAGCTCCTCCAGAAAAAATGCTCAAATGGCAAACTAGAGCAATGCAAGTATTGAAAAATGTTAGAGTAATACCACAAACTCATAAAATGATGAACCAATTATAA
- the queD gene encoding 6-carboxytetrahydropterin synthase QueD gives MFELVVNGAFEAAHRLVDYPGKCNRLHGHSWTVEMSVSGDKLDNIGMVADFKVLKSMLMEVLDAMDHQYLNELPQFKELNPTAEHLAKYIYETIEANDLFKTNCKLNYIKVWESPKAAVIYRKDA, from the coding sequence TTGTTTGAATTAGTAGTAAATGGAGCTTTTGAAGCAGCTCATCGCTTAGTAGATTATCCTGGAAAATGCAACAGATTACACGGTCATAGCTGGACTGTAGAGATGTCTGTCAGTGGAGATAAATTAGATAATATTGGTATGGTTGCAGATTTTAAAGTATTAAAATCTATGTTAATGGAAGTATTAGATGCTATGGATCATCAATACTTAAATGAATTACCTCAATTTAAAGAATTAAATCCTACAGCAGAACATTTAGCTAAATATATTTATGAAACAATTGAAGCAAATGATTTATTTAAAACTAATTGTAAATTAAATTATATAAAAGTATGGGAATCACCAAAAGCAGCAGTTATATATAGAAAGGATGCTTAA
- a CDS encoding glycosyltransferase family 2 protein has product MYILDWIMVPIQIIIFLFTVYYFLIGVNGLWRKKEKKILTPQKTFAVIVAAHNESAVIGQLVDNLKMLDYPKELYDIFVIADNCTDNTAQIARDCGAIVHERFNDKERGKGFAMEWMFARLFEMKRKYDAVAIFDADNLVDKRFLLEMNNRLCKGDKLVQGYLDAKNPYDTWVSGTFAIAFWVIDHIWHLAKTNIGLSSVLGGTGMCITTDVLKKHGWGATCLVEDMEFTMKSLAEGIKTTWAHDAIVYDEKPLTFKQSWNQRKRWAQGQFDVAHRFIPKMLKEGIRRRDIRILDGCLHLLQPHFLLISTFFVILSYVQMGLGYPLFTNIYQFLPSSLLTVITMGQYILPIIILAKIHVKWKAWFYLILYPVFIYSWIPIVFLGFLDRNKHEWSHTKHTRAVSYDELTR; this is encoded by the coding sequence ATGTATATTCTCGATTGGATTATGGTGCCAATTCAGATAATAATTTTCTTATTTACAGTTTATTATTTTTTAATAGGTGTAAATGGTCTGTGGCGCAAAAAGGAAAAGAAAATTTTAACACCACAAAAAACTTTTGCAGTAATTGTGGCAGCACATAATGAATCTGCAGTAATCGGTCAATTAGTGGATAACTTAAAAATGTTAGATTATCCAAAAGAACTATATGATATTTTTGTAATTGCTGATAACTGTACAGATAATACAGCTCAGATTGCACGCGATTGCGGAGCTATTGTTCATGAACGTTTTAATGATAAAGAACGTGGTAAAGGATTTGCAATGGAATGGATGTTTGCTAGATTATTTGAAATGAAACGCAAATATGATGCAGTAGCAATCTTTGATGCAGATAATTTAGTAGATAAACGCTTCTTATTAGAAATGAATAATCGCTTATGTAAAGGGGATAAATTAGTACAAGGTTATCTTGATGCGAAAAATCCTTATGATACATGGGTTTCCGGAACTTTTGCGATTGCCTTTTGGGTTATTGACCATATTTGGCATTTAGCAAAAACAAATATTGGTTTATCTTCTGTACTTGGTGGTACAGGTATGTGTATTACAACAGATGTTTTGAAAAAACATGGTTGGGGTGCTACTTGTCTTGTTGAAGATATGGAATTTACTATGAAATCTTTAGCAGAAGGTATAAAAACAACATGGGCTCATGATGCGATTGTTTATGATGAAAAACCACTTACTTTTAAACAATCTTGGAACCAGCGTAAACGTTGGGCACAAGGTCAATTTGACGTGGCACATCGCTTTATTCCGAAGATGTTAAAAGAAGGTATTCGTCGTCGTGATATTCGTATTTTAGATGGTTGTCTACATTTATTACAGCCTCATTTCTTATTGATTTCCACATTCTTTGTCATCTTATCATATGTACAGATGGGATTAGGTTATCCATTATTTACAAATATATATCAATTTTTACCATCTAGTTTGCTAACTGTAATTACTATGGGGCAATATATTTTACCTATTATTATTTTGGCAAAGATACATGTTAAATGGAAAGCATGGTTTTACTTAATTTTATATCCAGTGTTTATTTATAGTTGGATCCCAATTGTATTTTTAGGATTTTTAGATAGAAATAAACATGAATGGTCACATACAAAACATACTCGTGCAGTTAGTTATGATGAATTGACTCGTTAA
- the pssA gene encoding CDP-diacylglycerol--serine O-phosphatidyltransferase, which produces MNYRVIIPNLFTSSNLVFGMCSIISTFNGNIFWGAVFILLALVADGLDGRTARFFGVSSEMGKEMDSLCDCVSFGAAPGFLAYSFVMHEFSYFGWIAVIFYAVCGMWRLARFNVNASVIHGYFMGVPIPAGGCLIATWILLSTHLGITPAMQIDTLGYFLPILIMFVGYLLVSTFKYPDFKGKGEKISKVALGIIAIFAICVLYFGRDAIGYAILFDIFISYALLGILNTIFSLGRN; this is translated from the coding sequence ATGAATTATAGAGTAATCATACCAAATCTGTTTACTTCTAGTAATTTAGTTTTTGGTATGTGTTCAATTATTTCCACATTTAATGGAAATATATTCTGGGGTGCTGTATTCATCTTATTGGCATTAGTAGCTGATGGTTTAGATGGTAGAACAGCTCGTTTTTTTGGTGTTAGTAGTGAAATGGGTAAAGAGATGGACTCTTTATGCGACTGTGTTTCCTTTGGTGCAGCACCAGGATTTTTAGCATATAGCTTTGTTATGCATGAATTTAGTTATTTTGGTTGGATAGCTGTGATTTTTTACGCTGTGTGTGGCATGTGGCGATTAGCTCGTTTTAATGTAAATGCTTCCGTAATACATGGCTATTTTATGGGAGTACCTATTCCAGCTGGCGGTTGTTTAATCGCCACATGGATTTTATTATCCACTCATTTAGGTATTACACCAGCTATGCAAATTGATACATTGGGATATTTTTTACCTATTTTAATTATGTTTGTAGGATATTTATTGGTTAGTACTTTTAAATATCCAGATTTTAAGGGCAAAGGCGAAAAAATTAGCAAAGTAGCATTAGGTATAATAGCTATTTTTGCTATTTGTGTATTGTATTTTGGTCGCGATGCTATAGGATATGCAATTTTGTTTGATATCTTTATATCTTATGCATTGTTAGGTATTTTAAATACTATATTTTCTTTAGGTCGTAACTAA
- a CDS encoding phosphatidylserine decarboxylase family protein, with protein sequence MLRLPIVKEGFPFIGIGVVITFLLGYFVHPVVAVFPAILTLFFTYFFRNPRRNIPQGKDILVSPADGTVMEVSDVDNDEFIKAPGRKVVIFLSVFNVHVNRSPIAGEIKCQQYSCGRFDPAYKKDVGFENERHMIGIENEDLRITVTQIAGILARRIVSWVTLNDGLSKGELYGMIRFGSCTEVVVPKNVELLVKKGDKVVGGETIIGRIKE encoded by the coding sequence GTGTTAAGATTGCCCATTGTTAAAGAAGGGTTTCCGTTCATTGGTATTGGTGTAGTAATTACCTTTCTTTTGGGTTATTTTGTGCATCCTGTAGTTGCTGTTTTTCCTGCGATATTAACGTTATTTTTCACGTATTTTTTCCGCAATCCACGTCGTAATATTCCACAAGGAAAAGATATTTTAGTATCTCCGGCAGATGGGACAGTGATGGAAGTATCAGATGTAGATAATGATGAGTTTATAAAAGCTCCAGGTCGAAAAGTAGTAATATTCTTATCAGTATTTAATGTACATGTAAATCGCAGCCCAATTGCAGGCGAAATAAAATGTCAGCAATATAGTTGTGGAAGATTTGACCCTGCATATAAAAAAGATGTAGGTTTTGAAAATGAACGTCATATGATAGGTATTGAAAATGAGGATTTGCGCATAACAGTAACGCAAATTGCAGGTATTTTAGCTCGCAGAATTGTTTCTTGGGTTACTTTAAATGATGGACTTTCTAAAGGTGAATTATACGGTATGATTCGCTTTGGTTCTTGCACAGAAGTTGTTGTACCAAAAAATGTAGAATTATTAGTAAAAAAAGGCGACAAAGTTGTCGGTGGAGAAACAATTATTGGGAGGATTAAAGAGTAA
- a CDS encoding WecB/TagA/CpsF family glycosyltransferase, with protein sequence MDFIIKSYKKGEFLLEFRKADILGVRVAALTMGEAVKIAEAFMDSEKPHLIATANAEMIMRATHDTELKEILNTADLVVPDGAGTVWASNYLGVQMPERVAGFDLVQALFANAPAKKRRIFFFGSAPGVAEKAKAKAEKDYLGIQIVGTRDGFFTAEDEAEIIAQIKEAKPDLLLAALGVPKQEKWLKAHMQELNCPLCIGVGGTFDVMAGVMKRAPLWMQKAKLEWLFRGMLQPKRIGRLMALPRFVMAVKASKK encoded by the coding sequence ATGGACTTTATCATAAAAAGTTATAAAAAAGGAGAGTTTCTCTTGGAGTTTCGTAAAGCAGATATATTAGGAGTGAGAGTCGCAGCTTTGACCATGGGTGAAGCTGTGAAAATAGCTGAAGCTTTTATGGACAGTGAAAAACCGCATTTGATAGCAACTGCTAATGCAGAGATGATTATGCGAGCAACACATGATACTGAATTGAAAGAAATTTTAAACACTGCTGATTTAGTAGTTCCCGATGGTGCAGGTACAGTTTGGGCTTCTAATTATTTAGGAGTGCAAATGCCAGAGAGGGTAGCAGGTTTTGATTTAGTACAAGCTTTATTTGCTAATGCTCCTGCGAAAAAAAGACGTATATTTTTCTTTGGTTCTGCTCCAGGTGTAGCAGAAAAAGCAAAAGCAAAAGCAGAAAAAGATTATCTAGGTATTCAAATAGTAGGAACACGAGATGGATTTTTTACAGCTGAAGATGAGGCTGAAATAATTGCTCAGATAAAAGAAGCTAAGCCAGATTTATTATTGGCAGCTTTGGGCGTGCCAAAACAAGAAAAATGGCTAAAGGCGCATATGCAGGAATTGAATTGTCCACTATGCATAGGCGTAGGTGGTACATTTGATGTTATGGCAGGTGTTATGAAAAGAGCACCACTTTGGATGCAAAAAGCCAAATTAGAATGGTTATTTAGGGGTATGCTACAGCCAAAACGCATAGGCAGATTGATGGCTTTGCCACGATTTGTAATGGCGGTAAAAGCTTCTAAAAAATAA
- the obgE gene encoding GTPase ObgE, whose translation MQFIDRTKIIVKAGDGGHGKSAFRREKFIPKGGPSGGDGGRGADVILKVDRNMNTLLDFRYHRKFVGKNGGNGDIKNQYGKNAPQCIIKVPAGTLVKDAETGEVLADLVNEGDEAIVAKGGRGGRGNAKFATSANRAPTFAELGEPGEGRTLLLELKLLADVGLVGYPSVGKSSIIASVSAARPEIADYHFTTITPVLGVVSLGDAQNFVMADIPGLIEGASEGVGLGHDFLRHIERTKVIIHVLDASGIEGRDPVEDFYKINKELSLYSPKLAKRSQVIAANKLDLPQASENLARIQEMAEKEGLKVFPVSAATKEGLQDLMRYVYQMLQDYVEEVDEEDNAEKIYNAQEDDADDITIKRDMTGQGFIVSGKSLEKLVAMTNFGNDEAIRRFQYIWRLKGIDEKLRAKGIKEGDTVYIGEMEFEYRQ comes from the coding sequence ATGCAATTTATTGACAGAACAAAAATTATTGTAAAAGCAGGCGATGGTGGACACGGAAAATCTGCTTTTCGCCGTGAAAAATTCATACCTAAAGGTGGACCAAGTGGCGGTGATGGCGGTCGTGGTGCTGACGTCATTTTAAAAGTTGACCGCAATATGAATACACTTTTAGATTTCCGTTATCATCGCAAATTCGTTGGTAAAAACGGTGGCAATGGTGATATAAAAAATCAATATGGTAAAAATGCACCTCAATGCATTATCAAAGTGCCAGCTGGTACTTTAGTCAAAGATGCTGAAACAGGTGAAGTTTTAGCTGACCTCGTAAATGAAGGTGATGAAGCAATCGTTGCTAAAGGCGGTCGCGGTGGTCGTGGAAATGCTAAATTCGCCACTAGTGCTAATCGTGCTCCTACATTTGCTGAACTCGGTGAACCTGGTGAAGGTAGAACACTTCTTTTAGAATTAAAATTATTAGCTGATGTTGGCTTAGTAGGCTATCCAAGTGTTGGTAAATCTAGTATCATCGCAAGTGTATCAGCAGCTCGCCCTGAAATTGCTGATTATCACTTCACTACTATAACTCCAGTTTTAGGTGTAGTAAGTCTTGGAGATGCTCAAAACTTTGTCATGGCTGATATTCCAGGTCTTATCGAAGGAGCTTCTGAAGGCGTTGGTCTTGGTCATGATTTCTTACGTCATATTGAACGCACAAAAGTTATCATTCACGTTTTAGATGCTTCTGGCATTGAAGGACGCGACCCTGTAGAAGACTTCTACAAAATAAATAAAGAATTATCTTTATACAGCCCAAAACTTGCTAAACGCAGTCAAGTAATCGCAGCTAATAAACTTGATTTACCACAAGCTAGTGAAAACTTAGCTCGAATTCAAGAAATGGCTGAAAAAGAAGGCTTAAAAGTTTTCCCTGTATCTGCAGCAACTAAAGAAGGTCTTCAAGATTTAATGCGTTATGTATATCAAATGCTTCAAGATTATGTTGAAGAAGTAGATGAAGAAGATAATGCAGAAAAAATTTACAATGCTCAAGAAGATGACGCTGATGATATCACTATCAAACGTGATATGACAGGTCAAGGCTTTATCGTTTCTGGTAAATCTTTAGAAAAACTCGTTGCCATGACTAACTTTGGCAATGATGAAGCAATTCGTCGTTTCCAATATATTTGGAGATTAAAAGGTATCGATGAAAAACTTCGCGCTAAAGGTATTAAAGAAGGCGATACTGTATATATCGGTGAAATGGAATTTGAATATAGACAATAA
- the yhbY gene encoding ribosome assembly RNA-binding protein YhbY, with protein sequence MIKNTLTGKQKRFLRSLGMTLEPIVPIGKEGITPAVVNSADEAIEKRELIKVRVLQNCPEDIEVAITTLAERTNCDLVQVIGRNGLLWRRNFKKPKIELPK encoded by the coding sequence TTGATAAAAAACACACTCACAGGTAAACAAAAAAGATTTTTACGCTCTTTAGGTATGACATTAGAGCCAATCGTTCCAATCGGCAAAGAAGGCATCACTCCTGCTGTTGTAAACAGTGCTGATGAAGCTATTGAAAAACGTGAACTCATCAAGGTTCGTGTTCTTCAAAACTGCCCAGAAGATATTGAAGTTGCTATCACTACTTTAGCAGAACGCACTAATTGTGATTTAGTTCAAGTCATTGGTCGTAACGGTCTTTTATGGCGTCGCAATTTCAAAAAACCAAAAATCGAACTTCCTAAATAA
- the proB gene encoding glutamate 5-kinase, producing MLPRQELTKAKRIVIKVGTSTLNYDTGKLNISRIEHLVRELSDLANQGKEIILVSSGAVGAGLERMKKNTRPASIPEKQAMAAVGQGILMHIYEKLFAEYDQIVAQVLLTKENSRQYSQYINSRNALMALLSMGVIPIINENDAVAVDELKIGDNDTLSATVATLVDADALIILSDIDGLYTANPSKDKNAKLLHEVPHITPEIENMAGGAGTSMGTGGMSTKIKAAKIAINSGCTMVIASGSEHDVLRRLLKGEELGTIFPAKETHLKQRKSWLAFGKQIAGDIIVDKGCEKAVLSGSSLLAVGILAIAGEFKQGNTVRILSQSGREIARGSVNYSSQTLQKLKGLHSDEFKNILLDNSPIFDEAVHRDNMVIMV from the coding sequence ATGTTACCTCGTCAAGAATTAACTAAAGCCAAACGTATTGTAATCAAAGTCGGCACTAGTACTTTAAATTATGATACAGGAAAATTAAATATCTCAAGAATAGAACATCTAGTACGTGAACTTTCCGATTTAGCTAATCAAGGAAAAGAAATAATTCTCGTTTCTTCAGGAGCTGTAGGTGCAGGTCTTGAACGTATGAAGAAAAATACTCGACCAGCAAGTATTCCCGAAAAACAAGCAATGGCTGCTGTAGGTCAAGGAATATTGATGCATATATATGAAAAATTATTTGCAGAATATGACCAAATAGTAGCTCAAGTTTTATTGACTAAAGAAAATTCTCGTCAATATTCTCAATATATAAATTCACGCAACGCTTTGATGGCTTTATTATCCATGGGGGTAATTCCTATCATCAATGAAAATGATGCTGTTGCCGTTGATGAATTAAAAATTGGCGATAATGACACTTTATCTGCAACTGTTGCAACTTTAGTAGATGCTGACGCTTTAATAATTTTATCCGATATTGATGGATTATATACTGCTAATCCAAGCAAAGATAAAAACGCAAAACTTCTCCATGAAGTACCACATATCACTCCTGAAATTGAAAATATGGCTGGTGGTGCTGGTACATCTATGGGAACAGGCGGAATGAGTACTAAAATCAAAGCAGCTAAAATAGCTATTAATTCCGGCTGTACAATGGTCATCGCCTCAGGTTCAGAACATGATGTTTTACGTCGTTTATTAAAAGGTGAAGAGCTAGGCACTATCTTCCCTGCTAAAGAAACTCATCTTAAACAACGCAAATCTTGGCTTGCTTTTGGCAAACAAATAGCTGGCGATATCATTGTCGACAAAGGCTGTGAAAAAGCTGTGCTTTCTGGTTCTAGTTTACTAGCTGTAGGCATTTTAGCTATAGCAGGTGAATTTAAACAGGGAAATACTGTACGTATTTTATCTCAATCTGGTCGTGAAATTGCTCGTGGCAGTGTAAATTATAGTTCTCAAACATTACAAAAATTAAAAGGTTTACACTCCGACGAATTTAAAAATATTTTATTGGACAATTCACCAATATTTGATGAAGCTGTTCATCGTGATAATATGGTTATTATGGTCTAA
- a CDS encoding glutamate-5-semialdehyde dehydrogenase produces the protein MSSNVQIDIKEIITNQAMMAKKASQKLATLSSLEKNKALLTMAHALEVKTPIILEENNIDMENGRQKGLSASLLDRLLLTTERIAQMADGLRQIANLNDPVGNGIMSCRRPNGLDIRCIRVPLGLVGIVYEARPNVTADAIGLCLKSGNAVILRGGSEAIHSNKILASILAEAAYSAGIPHGAIQFVSITEHEAVDVMMRLNKYVDVIIPRGGAGLIKRVVENSSVPVIETGVGICHVFVDEFADLELATKIILNAKTSRPAVCNAIETVLIDQKIANEYLPMICQKLSEAKVEIRGCEKCLAICPELKTATKEDWSTEYGDLIISIKIVENIDEAISHINTYGSGHSEAIITTNYNNALKFQKLVDASAVYVNASTRFTDGNEFGFGAEIGISTQKLHARGPMGLEALTTMKYLIYGEGQIR, from the coding sequence ATGAGTTCAAATGTACAAATAGATATAAAAGAAATCATTACTAATCAAGCAATGATGGCCAAAAAAGCCTCTCAAAAATTGGCTACATTATCTTCATTAGAAAAAAATAAAGCTTTACTTACTATGGCACATGCTTTAGAAGTAAAAACTCCAATTATTTTAGAAGAAAATAATATTGATATGGAAAATGGTCGCCAAAAAGGCTTATCTGCTTCTTTGCTAGATAGATTGCTTTTGACTACAGAACGAATTGCTCAAATGGCTGATGGTCTTCGTCAAATTGCTAATTTAAACGACCCTGTTGGTAATGGCATCATGTCTTGCCGTCGTCCTAATGGCTTAGATATTCGCTGTATTCGTGTACCACTTGGTCTTGTTGGCATAGTTTATGAAGCTCGTCCAAATGTTACAGCTGATGCCATAGGTCTTTGCTTAAAATCTGGTAATGCTGTGATTTTACGTGGCGGTTCAGAAGCTATTCATTCAAATAAAATCTTAGCTTCCATCTTAGCTGAAGCTGCTTATAGCGCAGGTATTCCTCATGGAGCTATTCAATTTGTCAGCATAACAGAACATGAGGCTGTAGATGTGATGATGCGTTTAAATAAGTATGTTGATGTAATCATTCCACGCGGTGGCGCTGGTTTAATAAAACGTGTAGTTGAAAATAGTTCTGTTCCTGTAATTGAAACTGGCGTAGGTATTTGTCATGTATTTGTTGATGAATTTGCTGATTTAGAATTAGCTACAAAAATCATTCTCAATGCTAAGACTTCTCGTCCTGCAGTCTGCAACGCTATAGAAACAGTTTTAATTGACCAAAAAATTGCCAACGAATATCTTCCTATGATTTGTCAAAAATTATCAGAGGCTAAAGTTGAAATTCGTGGCTGTGAAAAATGTTTGGCTATTTGCCCTGAATTAAAAACTGCTACCAAAGAAGATTGGTCTACTGAATATGGAGATTTAATTATTTCTATAAAAATAGTTGAAAATATTGATGAGGCTATTTCTCATATCAATACTTATGGCAGTGGTCATTCTGAAGCCATCATCACAACTAATTATAATAACGCTTTGAAATTCCAAAAATTAGTAGATGCTTCTGCTGTATATGTAAATGCTTCTACACGTTTCACTGATGGAAATGAATTTGGTTTTGGTGCAGAAATCGGCATTAGTACACAAAAACTCCATGCACGTGGGCCAATGGGACTAGAAGCTTTAACTACCATGAAATATTTAATTTATGGTGAAGGTCAAATTCGTTAA
- the nadD gene encoding nicotinate-nucleotide adenylyltransferase codes for MKKIGIMGGTFDPIHVGHLMIAEAVWDEFKLDKVIFIPSANPPHKHSVMTSAKHRFNMTLLATCSNPHFEVSSIEMERSGPSYTIDTIKALKTIYGEDTDFYFIIGADCINDLPTWHKIDELLASCKFIATKRPSYTLDLTTIQQHFKNFNITLLETPELEISSTDIRQRIKKGYSIQYITTEQVQQYIRKEELYL; via the coding sequence ATGAAAAAAATAGGTATTATGGGTGGTACATTCGACCCAATTCACGTCGGACATTTAATGATAGCGGAAGCTGTTTGGGATGAATTTAAACTAGATAAAGTTATCTTCATTCCTTCAGCTAATCCCCCTCATAAACACAGTGTAATGACCTCGGCTAAACATCGTTTTAATATGACATTACTTGCAACTTGCTCCAATCCTCATTTTGAAGTATCTTCTATTGAGATGGAACGTTCTGGTCCATCATATACCATAGATACGATAAAAGCACTTAAAACTATCTATGGTGAAGATACTGATTTTTATTTTATTATCGGTGCTGATTGTATCAATGATTTACCTACATGGCATAAAATTGATGAACTGCTTGCAAGTTGCAAATTCATTGCTACAAAACGACCAAGCTATACTTTAGATTTAACTACCATTCAACAACATTTTAAAAATTTCAATATAACACTTCTAGAGACACCTGAACTTGAAATATCTTCTACAGATATTAGACAACGTATAAAAAAAGGATATTCTATACAATATATAACTACAGAACAAGTTCAGCAATATATTCGTAAAGAAGAACTTTATTTATAA